In the Apodemus sylvaticus chromosome 3, mApoSyl1.1, whole genome shotgun sequence genome, GCAGGTGTGCGCGACCCAGAATGGGTACTGGAGACCAAACCTCAGTCCCCTACAGGAGCCGGGAgcgctcctaactgctgagccatagcTGCAGCCCCAGCCCTGACTTGTgtgtttaatcccagtacttgactGATGGAGGCGTGGGATCAGGAGTTCAGCCTCAGCTGTGTAATGCTCCAAGATAGCATGGGCTAAGCCGTTTCATAAACACAAAGTATGCGTGAGTGTATTTTAGGTTAGTATATGGCTATGTGTTTTAGGTAGTATATAAGAGTTTGGATTTAATTAAATACATGTTACTATCATTTGACAATTTCATCTGGACTACAAATGAAAGGTCAGCCAAAACTAAAATTCTAAACATATGTTGTggtttttttataatttttgttttgtttgagacagggtctcatgtagtccaagctggcctctgaTGTTGTCACTAAGGAGTCTGAACTCCTGATGTCCTTGCCCAGACTGGTAGGTATGTCACACTGGCCCAGCCCTCTATAGATCTGACCCTTTTCATAAATGAGAATAATGGTGATTTCAGGTGTGTACCTCTAGAGGAATCTGTTTATAGAATGAAGCCTTCTGATATCAttacatctgggttgttttgttttgttttttttttttcatgagataGTGAAGACAGAGGTGGCAATTATTTTTCAGACCCTTTTAACATCAACAACCACTTTGGCTCCTTTTACTGGTCTGTAAAATTCAAGGAAATCACTAGGTCCTTTCTGTCCATAATAGTCAACCCATACACACATTTTTAGTATAAGAAGCACCTTCTCCCAGAGCCTTACCCAGGCCCCGACCTGCATCTCTGCAGCCTCCTTAGCTGTGGGCCAAAAgcaccccaacccccccccccaaggaacAGCATTTACAGATTCCTTCTCCAATATGCCTCACAACTCTAGGCTCTGCTTACCACTCAGGGACTCCAGGCTGCAGTCACTGCTCAAGTGGCCCACCATCAATGCCTCAGGTTCTCAGAGGGGTCTTCCCTAGTGGTTCTTTATAAAGCTGCAACTTCCACCGACAACATACATCCTCCCTCTCACCTCTTCGTCTGTTCTTCTTTCAGCACTTGGTGTGATGGTGCTTTTTTTGGTCGTGCTCcacacgaatgaatgaatgaatgactggtAGAACCGCCttggatcccagcactgggacctAGACCATTTCTCTTCTGCCCCTGGTACCTTTCTCCTGTTCCACCAGACCACAAACCTCCCAGAGCAGAACATCCCATCTCCATAGAACCATCGATCACATCCCAGAAGCCACCACACCTCTCACCCACAAAGGGCACCCAGCCCCTCAAACCTGCCTCCCTGTCCTAACGATGCTATGTCCTCTTTAGGCTCAGTACGGAGCTGCTAAGAGAATGCAGAATGCATTAGCATCAACCCATGAATTCTGCCAGCCAAATGAGCAACCCGCTTTGGCTCACTAGCTCCTGTGTCTAGGGAAGCAAAATTAAGTCAAACCTAAGATGGCCCACATCCGTACAGCAGGGGTCTGTGTCAGTTTTAAGGGGTTCCAGGCCTCTGCCTGCTATGTGTCTGTAAAGGGTGATAGATTGCACTTAATGGTACATACTGATTTGGAGAATCTCATGAGGTTTTAATACTGTTAAACACATGCACGCATGTTCTTCTTTCATATAGATTGAGGTAGGAGATTGAAAAATACTCAATGGGCCTCACCTGGCCTAGACCACAGGTCCATAAGGCACTGTAGAGGTGACCTAAGAGCCTGGGCTTTGGGACACTGGAGGAGCAGCTCTGGCCTCTGCTGTTTAGAAGTCTACCCAGAATCTGTCCAGGTGGACAGGGAAAGAAGCTAGGGTGGCAGCCAGTTCAGAAGTCAGTATGATGCTCCCAGAACATAAAGTGCCTTCAGCATCTGTTGGCTGAGGTGaatgggtgggatggggtggggaagagTTCTTGAGAACATCTCCCAGAATCTGTGTCACCCAGAGCGGGCTAGGGAACCAGGAACATGCCCACCACCAATCACCTGAGAGGTGAGGACGGCAAACAACTGAGGAATGGAGAAGGAAACTGGCTTGCACATGATTGGCCCCTTGTCCCTTGCAAGGCCCCGCTCTGCTCCTCTCCTCACTGGCTGAGTCAGACCTGCGTCAGAGGACTCCATTCAGCTGTACCTCCTGTGTCAGGACTGCCTGAGCTTTGGCCTTGGCAAAGAAGTTCTCTGCTAACAGAGTGGCACGCCTGTTATAAATCAACTTAGGAGGACGTTTGGAAGGAAGGAGTCTTAGGGTCCCATCCACGAGGTCGGGTTCCCAGCTGCAGCTAGGGTGCAGCCAGAGGTAGTAGATCATACGCAAAGCCAGGCCCAGGAAGAAGCAGACGCCTCCTATAGTCACCCACATCGGCAATGAGTCCCCACTGGGCAGCCAGGTGCCATGTATCACCCAGGAGGTGGTGACCAGCAGAACACTGTCACTGAGGATGAAGAACAGGTGGATAATGGCCCGGCCTCGAGTGCGGCCCCCAGACACGTTGAACCAGGAGAAATAAAGGATGAGCGCCACTGTCACCCGGTATAGCCACTCACCGTTGGAGTCAGGCATAAACTTTGTGCCTTGAAGCCAGACCCAAAACAACAGTACCAGCCACAGGCTGAGGAAGTGCAGGGCCACATAGTAGGGGAAGACAGCTGAGAACAAGGCAATGGCGCAGATTCGGGGTCCCAACAGCAGCAGGTTCCACAGGAAATAGACAGCAGAGGAGCTCCAGCCCAGGCGCGGCTTGGAGGGAAGACAGGTACGCAAGGACCGATGGTAGTCCAGCAGTGCCCACGAGATGCCCAGGAAGGATGAGCTGATGCCAAACCCTACCAAGAGCAAGAAGAGAGT is a window encoding:
- the Xkr8 gene encoding XK-related protein 8; this encodes MPLSMHPHVVLDIAVALLSTLSFLLDLVADVWAVVQYMLVGRYLWAALVLILLGQSSVLLQLFSWLWLTADPAELHHLQPSRRFLALLHLLQLGYLYRCLHGMHQGLSMCYQEVPSECDLAYADFLSLDISMLRLFESFLEATPQLTLVLAIVLQSGQAEYYQWFGISSSFLGISWALLDYHRSLRTCLPSKPRLGWSSSAVYFLWNLLLLGPRICAIALFSAVFPYYVALHFLSLWLVLLFWVWLQGTKFMPDSNGEWLYRVTVALILYFSWFNVSGGRTRGRAIIHLFFILSDSVLLVTTSWVIHGTWLPSGDSLPMWVTIGGVCFFLGLALRMIYYLWLHPSCSWEPDLVDGTLRLLPSKRPPKLIYNRRATLLAENFFAKAKAQAVLTQEVQLNGVL